The sequence caaaaaaaaaaaaaaaaaaaaaaaggaaaaaaagaggaggtgGTACATAAACAAGATGACCTAGTTTGAAAGGCATTGTGGATCCTTTGGAGTCTTGTTATATCACCTCAGAAATGTGGCTGTGCAGGACTCATCCTGTTGGTGCACTGACTCCAGTTCTGCCTGTGGAGCACAGGTAGATATTTTGGTGGTCTGGGCAGGGAGCCAGCACTCTTGCCTTAGATAAGCAAATGAAGTCTATGAATAAATAATGTGCATTTTTGCCATGCTGCCAAGCCTCCCATTTCAGCTGGGCCACAGCACAGGGCATATAAAGTTTTGTAATCATCCTTATGCCTGATGTGAAGGCTGTGGATGCGACAGCAAGATGCACTTACCTGCAGCTGGCTGCGCAGCCGCCCCGTGGGAATCACAGTTAGCTCTGTGGGCTGCTCCCTTCCCTTCCAGACAACTCCCAAACACAACTGCAGCAAACCCACATTCTCCATGTGGGCAAATGCCTTGGCAGCAAATCCAGAGTTTAAATTCCTGATTGCCCTGGGGGGAGGAGACAGGAGGGCATGGAAGTAAAAGCAGCCATTGGAAACTCGGCCCCTCTAGAAAATGTTGTGGTGTGTGCACGGAGGGGCCGCGTGTGCTCTGTTCTTTGAAGGGTTCTTTTCCTCCATCATTTCCTTTCTCCCTGCAGAAAACCCCGAGCGGGCTGCGCTGTATTTCGTGTCCGGAGTGTGCATTGGACTGGTGCTgaccctgctggccctggtgctCCGGGTGTCCTGCCGGACGGACTGCAAGCGCTCCTCCTCCAAAAAACCTCCCCGGGAGCGGGAGAGCGACAGCGACAGCAGCGACAGCGACGACGACTCGGACACCACGTCGGACCTGTCGGCCCGCAGGCACCGCAGGTTCGAGAGGACTTTGAACATGAACGTGTTCACCTCGGCGGAGGAGCTGGAGCGGGCGCAGCGGCTGGAGGAGCGGGAGCGCATCATCCGCGAGATCTGGATGAACGGGCAGCCCGACATTCCCGGCACCAGGAGCCTCAACCGCTATTACTGAGCCATGGGGGCTCCGTGCTCCTGCCCTgcgccccggggctgccccaCACCTCGGGGAGCAGAGGGAGGGGACAGTACAACACGGGCATCTCCCCTTTTCCCACCAGGTGTGCCGCCTGGAGCGCGTGGATGGACAGCCGTGATGATTCCCAAATCTCTCCCTGACATATTGGTATCACCCCTCTTCCCGGACGCTTTCTGGTTTCAAAGAAGTGAGTGCCAACTTGCCAACTTCACTTCcgagcagcaggcagggaggagaCAATGGCAGCTCTCCCGCGTGGGATGTGGCATTGGGCACACCATGGTGTGAGTGCTCCTTTCTTGGCTGGACAGCGAGGCTCTCCAGGATCTGGTCTTCATTTAGGATTTTTTGGTTTCCCTTTCTCGAGGACTGTGGAAGAATTGTGAACAAAATGACAACTCTGAAAGATGACTTGGGGGAGGTGCATCCTGACCGATTGTCTTGTGACTTCAGAAGCCATGAGATTAACCTAATTACAACCCAACAGCAAATAGGACTTGTTAAGAACTGGGGGATGGGAGGGAGGGGGATTCTTCCATCGTGAAATCATCTCGGTGCTTGGATGTTTGCCATAGTGTGTTCAGTTATTTATGGCTGTCTTTTCATCTTCCTTTTCAATGGGAACATTTAGTTTTTTTACTGACACCTCAGGGATAAAATCCTATTATTTTTTTgagtctgctctccctgctggccCCTGTCAAACACAACCCAACCCATCTCCAACAGTGAAATTCTGGTAATATAGAGATGTGTCAGTCACTAGTGAGAAGTTAAAAACCTCAAAGAGGTTGAAaaaggttttctttttgttttaaatatatatatatatatttgaagaTGCTGCACAGGAATGTgccttattctttttttttttttgtttctgttgttgTTAAACTACAGTTTTCCTATGGATAGCAATGCACaatgttttatatattttattaaaaaaaataaaatttaaaaaaattctgtGTTTACCAGAGGCAAACCAACACAGAAGAAGCCATGTCTAACAACAAAATGGGTAATAAATGCTAAATAAACTCTGGTTTGCTTCAATACAATTGAATTTGCATCCTCACTTTTGGCATAGGTGTTGCTTGAGAGAAATCTTTGGAAGAGTGGCACACCTCTGCAAGCAATCAAGGCTGGTGTTTTCTGCATGCAGGGAGCTGGCAGCacctttttttttcagctgcagcccatctaTCAACTTGTGTGGTGCACACGGGCAGGAGAGCTGAGCAATGTGTTGGTTACTCAAGGGGTCACCTCAATGTGATTTCATGATGCTTTGAGTTTGTCCCCCGTGCTCACATCATACCTGGGCcagaaagaaatgttaaattaactaaaaaacaaaaccagcacaAAGTGTGGAAGGAAAAGGTGCAATGTTTTAGTGCTTCTTCAGTCGTCCCCTGGAGTTTTCAGTGGGATCTTCACtccccaagcagcagttcacatcACCTCAGCTGAAGAACTTGGTGTTTCTCACATCTGCATGGCTCTGCTatagcctgcatggctttggggccTGCTCCTCTGTCATTTAGGCATGGAAATATTATTTCCAGAATCTTAAGGGTTTGCAaggaaaatgaagatcaaaagcTCTGACTACCCAGAGCTTTTGCCAAGCTTTAAGGAGAGATGGAAATGGGTGGATCTGCCCACAAGATGACTGAGGATGTTATAAGGGATGGTGTGCTGTGCCAAACAGCTGCATGGTGGGACAGACCCCTGGCACTTGGGGCCTTCCTGGCACTCTTTGGGATCACTAGGTCTTTTCCCTTAATGAGAAAAACTGGTTGGGAGTACCCTAAATACTCCTCGTGGCTCTTGCAGGGTGAGAGCAAAGCTGAGTACctgcagctggtggcactggCACT comes from Melospiza melodia melodia isolate bMelMel2 chromosome 3, bMelMel2.pri, whole genome shotgun sequence and encodes:
- the EVA1A gene encoding protein eva-1 homolog A isoform X3 is translated as MEPVGVGTEMALLSNILAAYAFITENPERAALYFVSGVCIGLVLTLLALVLRVSCRTDCKRSSSKKPPRERESDSDSSDSDDDSDTTSDLSARRHRRFERTLNMNVFTSAEELERAQRLEERERIIREIWMNGQPDIPGTRSLNRYY